A genome region from Corynebacterium uberis includes the following:
- the ilvA gene encoding threonine ammonia-lyase IlvA encodes MTDSASVRSSVSPLTPAVSAIRAADIQLAQARISTAIAQTPLQYCPRLSEATGAEIYLKREDLQDVRSYKIRGAFNAVSQLNQEERAAGIVAASAGNHAQGVAYACKALGIKARIFVPEPTPQQKRDRILVHGGEMVDLVVTGATFDDAAAAARADAAERGAVVVEPFNSAATIVGQGTVAAEVISQLTALGRAVDTVIVPVGGAGLLSGVLSYVADMSPATQVIGVEPSGAASLTAALEHGGPVTLEHVDPFVDGASVKRIGDVNWSVVERNQDRLDVMSVSEGAVCTSMLELYQNEGIIAEPAGALSVTALSQRTFRPGEIVVCIISGGNNDVLRYNEVMERSLVDRGLKHYFLVNFMQKPGQLRAFVSDVLGPNDDITRFEYLKRNDRETGAALVGIQLGNAADLEGLLTRMEDIDFDCQQLHPGTPEYGFLI; translated from the coding sequence ATGACTGATTCCGCTTCCGTCCGTAGTTCCGTGTCTCCGCTCACGCCGGCGGTCAGCGCCATTCGCGCCGCTGACATCCAGCTGGCGCAGGCACGAATTTCTACTGCCATCGCACAGACGCCGCTGCAGTATTGCCCGCGGCTGTCTGAGGCGACGGGGGCGGAGATCTACCTCAAGCGCGAAGACCTCCAGGACGTGCGCTCCTACAAGATCCGCGGCGCCTTCAACGCGGTCAGCCAGCTCAACCAGGAGGAGCGCGCGGCGGGGATCGTCGCGGCGTCGGCAGGCAACCATGCGCAGGGCGTGGCCTATGCGTGCAAGGCGCTGGGGATTAAGGCGCGGATCTTCGTGCCGGAACCCACGCCCCAGCAGAAGCGGGACCGCATCCTTGTCCACGGCGGTGAGATGGTGGACCTGGTGGTCACCGGGGCAACGTTTGATGACGCCGCCGCAGCCGCCCGCGCGGATGCCGCCGAGCGTGGGGCCGTGGTGGTGGAGCCCTTCAACTCCGCGGCGACGATCGTGGGACAGGGCACCGTGGCCGCAGAGGTCATCAGCCAGCTCACGGCGCTGGGGCGCGCGGTGGATACGGTGATCGTGCCCGTCGGCGGCGCGGGCCTGCTGTCCGGGGTCTTAAGCTATGTGGCGGACATGTCGCCGGCGACGCAGGTCATTGGCGTGGAGCCGAGTGGTGCGGCCTCCCTGACCGCGGCGCTGGAGCATGGCGGCCCGGTCACCCTCGAGCACGTTGACCCGTTTGTTGATGGCGCGTCGGTCAAGCGCATCGGTGACGTCAACTGGTCCGTAGTCGAGCGCAACCAGGATCGCCTGGACGTGATGAGTGTCTCCGAAGGCGCCGTCTGCACCTCCATGCTCGAGCTGTACCAAAACGAGGGGATCATTGCCGAACCCGCGGGCGCGCTGTCCGTCACCGCGCTGAGTCAGCGCACCTTCCGGCCCGGAGAGATCGTCGTGTGCATCATCTCCGGGGGCAACAATGACGTCCTGCGCTACAACGAGGTCATGGAACGCTCCCTGGTCGACCGGGGGCTCAAGCACTACTTCCTGGTCAACTTCATGCAAAAGCCAGGCCAGCTGCGCGCATTCGTCTCCGATGTGCTGGGCCCCAACGATGACATCACCCGCTTTGAATACCTCAAGCGCAACGACCGGGAGACCGGCGCCGCCCTGGTGGGCATCCAACTTGGCAACGCCGCGGACCTCGAGGGCCTGCTCACCCGCATGGAGGACATCGACTTCGACTGCCAGCAGCTCCACCCCGGCACCCCCGAGTACGGATTCCTGATCTAG
- a CDS encoding alpha/beta hydrolase, protein MTALTRRATRRTLAAAMTASMILAATPALAEELSAPLPVDPYSIGLPTDLPNLPHNIGVPASEGSSQQGVTGVLLTAPYSHEAGAIRKEFGAPGPHPVAYTNQIRTCSDLFFSLYNFGTHFAQGTNAPVQCSGTFPSGPESPFGYQFVYPADLNAAAGPAPLVVMSPGIGSEPGNITPQASFYASHGYVVAIGYNFTNWLGGQVEAAAAGAIEANANPQHPLHGLIDTSQTILVGHSAGGGSVIRVANTIEQAVSQAGAGDFKVAGVVGVNPGPADFGLASPATDKPLLILAAENESLVPHPLSRLLWDRATGPKWWSVIDGAFHGTFFDPTDRNVYGSLIMAFAEYNRTHSPRSTAVFEGDGLASDSELLRVERANV, encoded by the coding sequence ATGACCGCACTGACCCGGCGCGCAACCCGCCGCACCCTTGCCGCCGCCATGACAGCCAGCATGATCCTCGCCGCCACGCCCGCGCTGGCCGAGGAACTGTCAGCACCCCTGCCCGTCGACCCCTACAGCATCGGACTTCCCACCGACCTGCCCAACCTGCCGCACAACATCGGCGTTCCCGCCTCCGAGGGATCCTCACAGCAGGGCGTCACCGGAGTCCTGCTCACCGCCCCCTACTCCCATGAGGCAGGCGCAATCCGGAAGGAATTCGGCGCACCCGGACCCCACCCCGTGGCCTACACCAACCAGATCCGCACCTGCTCCGACCTATTTTTCTCCCTCTACAACTTTGGCACCCACTTCGCGCAGGGAACCAACGCGCCCGTGCAGTGCTCCGGGACGTTCCCCTCAGGTCCGGAAAGCCCCTTCGGCTACCAGTTCGTCTACCCCGCTGACCTCAACGCCGCGGCCGGCCCCGCGCCGCTGGTGGTCATGAGCCCCGGCATCGGATCCGAGCCCGGCAACATCACCCCCCAGGCGTCCTTCTACGCCTCGCACGGCTACGTGGTGGCCATTGGCTACAACTTCACCAACTGGCTCGGTGGCCAGGTTGAGGCCGCGGCCGCCGGGGCCATTGAGGCCAACGCCAACCCGCAGCACCCCCTCCACGGGCTGATCGATACCTCCCAGACCATCCTGGTGGGACACTCCGCCGGCGGTGGATCCGTCATCCGCGTGGCCAACACCATCGAGCAGGCGGTCTCCCAGGCCGGCGCCGGCGACTTCAAGGTCGCCGGAGTGGTGGGCGTCAACCCCGGGCCGGCCGACTTTGGGCTCGCCTCCCCCGCCACCGACAAGCCGCTGTTGATCCTGGCGGCTGAAAACGAGTCCCTGGTCCCCCACCCGCTGTCGCGGCTCCTGTGGGACCGGGCCACCGGGCCGAAGTGGTGGTCAGTCATCGATGGCGCCTTCCACGGCACCTTCTTTGACCCCACCGACCGCAACGTCTACGGCTCCCTGATCATGGCGTTCGCGGAATACAACCGCACCCACTCGCCCCGGTCCACCGCCGTCTTTGAAGGCGACGGGCTGGCCAGCGACAGCGAGCTGCTGCGGGTGGAGCGCGCCAACGTCTAG
- a CDS encoding cobalamin-independent methionine synthase II family protein yields MPNDHILTTHVGSLPRTPELLEANLRRAAGEIAEEEFFSILQASVDAVVKRQVDLGIDIVNEGEYGHVTSGAVDYGAWWNYIFSRLGGLTMTEEDRWANQEVVRSTPGNIALTSFQDRRDRQLFSEAYEDPDSGIFTGRAKVGNPKFTGPITYIGGDEVATDARLLTHALTNAGSSPSNGFIAAISPGAAARLKDEYYHDDTAVVQACADALHHEYKAITDAGLTVQLDAPDLAEAWDQINPEPSVEDYCAWLRIRIDAINSALKGLPREQTRLHICWGSWHGPHTTDVPFEAIIEEILRAQVGGFSFEGASPRHAHEWRVWRDHALPEGTVIYPGVVSHSMNAVEHPQVIADRIVTFAELVGPQRVIASTDCGLGGRLHHQIAWAKLEALVEGARLASKQLF; encoded by the coding sequence GTGCCCAACGATCACATCCTGACCACCCACGTCGGTTCCCTGCCGCGTACACCTGAGCTGCTGGAGGCCAACCTGCGCCGCGCAGCCGGGGAGATCGCCGAGGAGGAGTTCTTCTCTATCCTCCAGGCCAGCGTCGATGCGGTGGTCAAGCGCCAGGTGGACCTGGGCATTGACATTGTCAATGAGGGCGAATACGGCCACGTGACCTCCGGCGCGGTGGACTACGGCGCCTGGTGGAACTACATTTTCTCCCGCCTCGGCGGCCTGACCATGACCGAGGAGGACCGCTGGGCCAACCAGGAAGTGGTGCGCTCCACCCCCGGCAACATTGCCCTGACCTCCTTCCAGGACCGCCGCGACCGCCAGCTGTTCTCCGAGGCCTATGAGGACCCGGACTCCGGCATTTTCACCGGCCGCGCCAAGGTGGGCAACCCCAAGTTCACCGGGCCGATTACCTATATTGGCGGCGATGAGGTGGCCACGGATGCCCGGCTGTTAACGCACGCCCTGACCAACGCCGGCTCCAGCCCGAGCAACGGCTTCATCGCGGCGATTTCCCCCGGCGCCGCGGCCCGCCTCAAGGACGAGTACTACCACGACGACACCGCCGTGGTTCAGGCCTGCGCGGACGCGCTCCACCACGAATACAAGGCGATCACGGACGCGGGGTTGACCGTGCAGCTTGACGCCCCGGACCTGGCTGAGGCGTGGGATCAGATCAACCCGGAGCCGAGCGTCGAGGACTATTGCGCCTGGCTGCGCATCCGCATCGACGCGATTAACTCTGCGCTCAAGGGCCTGCCCCGCGAACAGACCCGCCTGCACATCTGCTGGGGTTCCTGGCATGGCCCGCACACCACGGATGTGCCCTTCGAGGCGATTATTGAGGAGATCCTGCGTGCGCAGGTTGGCGGCTTCTCCTTCGAGGGTGCCTCCCCACGCCATGCCCACGAGTGGCGCGTGTGGCGCGATCACGCCCTGCCGGAGGGCACGGTCATCTACCCGGGCGTGGTCTCGCACTCGATGAACGCCGTGGAGCACCCGCAGGTCATTGCGGACCGCATTGTCACCTTCGCGGAGCTGGTTGGTCCGCAGCGCGTGATCGCCTCTACTGACTGTGGGCTGGGCGGACGCCTGCACCACCAGATCGCGTGGGCGAAGCTGGAGGCGCTGGTGGAGGGCGCCCGCCTGGCCAGCAAGCAGCTGTTCTAG
- a CDS encoding type 1 glutamine amidotransferase domain-containing protein, with the protein MAGQLRALFVLSGADRWTLREGEVHPSGVWAEEVAVPFRLMESAGWSVTVATPGGVEPTIDQASLGVTAATPWKLRNIRAQLERMRDVLARPMALVDAASRSDDFDLIFYPGGHGPMEDLAYDDVSGALLAHRLISGRALALICHGPAAVLAARRSDGSNVFAGREMTGLSNREELLNPFSRRARWLLEDELVAAGISYRKGLPLLPHVVVDGNLYTGQNPQSSQALADTLIRDLAGRA; encoded by the coding sequence ATGGCTGGGCAATTGCGGGCGTTGTTTGTTCTTTCCGGAGCTGATCGGTGGACGTTGCGTGAAGGGGAGGTTCACCCCTCGGGCGTGTGGGCGGAAGAGGTGGCTGTTCCTTTTCGCCTGATGGAGTCGGCGGGATGGTCGGTGACGGTGGCCACCCCGGGTGGGGTGGAGCCCACGATCGATCAGGCGAGTCTGGGCGTGACCGCGGCGACGCCCTGGAAGCTGCGGAACATCCGCGCGCAGCTGGAACGCATGCGCGATGTGCTGGCGCGCCCGATGGCGCTTGTCGACGCCGCCTCCCGCAGCGATGACTTTGACCTCATCTTCTACCCCGGGGGTCACGGCCCGATGGAGGACCTGGCCTATGACGATGTCTCGGGGGCGCTGCTTGCCCACCGGCTGATTTCTGGGCGTGCCCTGGCGCTGATCTGCCACGGCCCGGCCGCGGTGCTGGCCGCACGCAGGTCCGATGGCTCCAACGTCTTTGCGGGCCGTGAGATGACGGGGCTGTCTAACCGCGAGGAGCTGCTCAACCCCTTTTCCCGGCGTGCGCGCTGGCTGTTGGAAGATGAGCTGGTGGCCGCGGGCATCAGCTACCGCAAGGGGCTGCCGCTGCTGCCGCACGTGGTGGTGGACGGCAACCTGTATACGGGGCAGAATCCGCAGTCGTCCCAGGCTTTGGCGGATACCCTGATTCGGGATCTGGCGGGGCGCGCATAA
- the dnaE gene encoding DNA polymerase III subunit alpha: MAKKSSFVHLHNHTEYSMLDGMAKVDMLAEEVQRQDMPAVGITDHGNMFGSNAFYRKMVSSGIKPIIGIEAYMAPESRFNKNRVRWGEPYQKSDDVSASGAYLHQTMLAENATGLRNLFFLSSMASYEGQLGKWPRMDADLVAEHADGVIATTGCPSGDVQTRLRLGQFDKALEAAAMWQDIYGKDNYFLELMDHGLDIETRVRSELLEIGQKLNLPPLVTNDCHYVLESQAKPHEAMLCVQTGKTLHDPDRFKFGGTGYYIKSAAQMRELWDDLVPDGCDNTLWIAERVGDYSELWEEHPHDRMPIADVPEGETPTSWLTHEVMEGLKARFPDSPVPQEYLDRAQYEISVIDMKGYPSYFLIVAELIKHARKVGIRVGPGRGSAAGALVAYALTITNIDPIEHDLLFERFLNPERPSAPDIDIDFDDRRRGEMIRYAAQRWGEDKIAQVITFGTVKTKQAIKDSARVQFGQPGYQIADRITKALPPAIMAKDIPLSGITDSSHPRYAEAGEVRSLIESDPDVKQIYETARGLEGVVRQAGVHACAVIMASVPLLEHIPMWKRAADGALITGWDYPACEAIGLLKMDFLGLRNLTVIGDAIDNIKHNRGEDVHLETLSTEDEAVYELLGRGDTLGVFQLDSGGMQELLKRMQPTGFKDIVASLALYRPGPMGVNAHWDYADRKNGRKPITPIHPELEEPLREILDETYGLIVYQEQIMRISQKVANYTAGEADNFRKAMGKKKPEVLAKQYEKFAGGMKDNGYSKDAVDALWGTIEPFASYAFNKSHAAGYGLVSFWTAYLKAHYAPEYMAALLSSVADKKDKSAIYLSDCRHLGIRVLSPDVNSSYNDFMAVGEDIRFGLGAIRNVGQEVVDSIVATREAKGDFKDFGDYLEKIDLLPCSKRITESLIMAGAFDSLDHPRKGLQLIHEDAVDSVTATKKAADKGQFDLFAGLAGDGDEAVDNVFAIEVPDMEWDRKHKLALEREMLGLYVSGHPLDGYEQALDAQTDTQLTTLLGGEARHGQEVTIGGIISGVDRRFSKKDGSPWAIVTVEDHNGASIDLLVFNKVYALVSAQIVEDNIILAKAHVSIRDDRMSLFCDDLRVPDLGPGSASGLPLRLTMRTDQCTPETIARLKEVLLANHGDSDVYLNLVCGEDSALVVLGEHLRVNRDASLMGDLKATMGTGILG, translated from the coding sequence ATGGCCAAGAAGTCCTCGTTCGTCCACCTGCACAACCACACCGAGTACTCCATGCTCGACGGCATGGCCAAGGTGGACATGCTTGCCGAGGAAGTCCAGCGCCAAGACATGCCCGCCGTGGGCATCACAGACCACGGCAACATGTTTGGTTCCAACGCCTTCTACCGCAAAATGGTCTCCTCCGGCATCAAGCCGATCATTGGCATCGAAGCCTACATGGCACCCGAGTCGCGGTTTAACAAAAACCGCGTGCGCTGGGGTGAGCCCTACCAAAAGTCAGACGATGTCTCCGCCTCCGGCGCCTACCTGCACCAGACCATGCTGGCAGAAAACGCCACGGGCCTGCGCAACCTGTTCTTCCTGTCCTCCATGGCCTCCTATGAAGGCCAGCTGGGCAAGTGGCCACGCATGGACGCAGACCTGGTCGCCGAGCACGCGGACGGCGTCATCGCCACCACCGGGTGCCCCTCAGGCGACGTGCAAACGCGCCTGCGGCTCGGGCAATTTGATAAGGCCCTCGAAGCGGCAGCCATGTGGCAAGACATCTACGGCAAGGACAACTACTTCCTCGAGCTGATGGACCACGGCCTGGACATTGAAACCCGGGTGCGCTCCGAACTTTTAGAAATCGGCCAAAAGCTCAACCTGCCGCCCCTGGTGACCAATGACTGCCACTACGTCCTAGAAAGCCAGGCCAAGCCCCACGAGGCCATGCTGTGCGTGCAAACCGGCAAGACCCTGCACGACCCGGACCGTTTCAAGTTCGGCGGCACCGGCTACTACATCAAGTCCGCCGCCCAGATGCGCGAACTGTGGGATGACCTGGTGCCCGATGGGTGCGATAACACCCTGTGGATCGCCGAGCGGGTAGGGGACTACTCCGAGCTGTGGGAGGAACACCCCCATGACCGGATGCCCATCGCCGACGTGCCGGAAGGCGAAACCCCCACCTCCTGGCTGACCCATGAGGTCATGGAGGGGCTCAAAGCGCGTTTCCCGGACTCGCCGGTCCCACAGGAATACCTCGACCGCGCCCAATATGAGATCTCCGTCATTGACATGAAGGGCTACCCCTCCTACTTCCTCATCGTCGCGGAGCTGATCAAACACGCGCGAAAGGTGGGCATTCGTGTTGGGCCGGGCCGTGGTTCCGCCGCCGGTGCCCTGGTGGCCTACGCGTTGACCATTACCAACATTGATCCCATCGAGCATGACCTGCTCTTCGAGCGCTTCTTGAACCCCGAGCGCCCGTCTGCCCCCGATATTGATATTGACTTTGATGATCGCCGCCGCGGCGAGATGATCCGCTACGCCGCCCAGCGCTGGGGAGAGGACAAGATCGCGCAGGTCATCACCTTTGGCACGGTGAAAACCAAGCAGGCCATCAAGGACTCCGCCCGCGTGCAGTTCGGCCAGCCCGGCTACCAAATCGCCGACCGCATCACCAAGGCCCTGCCGCCGGCCATCATGGCCAAGGACATTCCGCTGTCCGGCATCACAGATTCCTCCCACCCCCGCTACGCGGAGGCCGGGGAGGTGCGTAGCCTCATTGAGTCGGACCCGGACGTCAAGCAGATCTATGAAACCGCCCGCGGGCTTGAGGGTGTGGTCCGCCAGGCCGGCGTGCACGCCTGCGCGGTGATTATGGCGTCGGTCCCGCTGCTCGAGCACATCCCCATGTGGAAGCGCGCTGCCGACGGCGCGCTGATCACCGGCTGGGACTACCCGGCGTGCGAGGCCATCGGCCTGCTGAAGATGGACTTCCTGGGCCTGCGCAACCTCACCGTCATCGGCGATGCGATTGACAACATCAAGCACAACCGGGGCGAAGACGTCCACCTGGAGACCCTGTCCACCGAGGACGAAGCCGTCTACGAGCTGCTGGGTCGCGGCGACACCCTGGGCGTGTTCCAGCTGGATAGTGGCGGCATGCAAGAACTGCTCAAGCGCATGCAACCGACCGGGTTTAAGGACATTGTTGCCTCCCTGGCGCTCTACCGACCCGGCCCCATGGGCGTGAACGCCCACTGGGACTACGCGGACCGCAAAAACGGCCGCAAGCCCATTACCCCCATCCACCCGGAGCTAGAAGAGCCGCTGCGCGAGATTCTTGATGAGACCTACGGCCTCATCGTCTACCAAGAGCAGATCATGCGTATCTCCCAAAAGGTGGCCAACTACACCGCCGGTGAAGCCGATAACTTCCGTAAGGCCATGGGTAAGAAGAAGCCCGAGGTGCTGGCCAAGCAGTATGAGAAATTCGCCGGAGGCATGAAGGACAACGGCTACTCCAAGGACGCCGTGGACGCCCTGTGGGGCACCATCGAGCCCTTTGCCTCCTACGCGTTTAACAAGTCACACGCGGCCGGCTACGGCCTGGTGTCCTTCTGGACGGCCTACCTCAAAGCCCACTACGCCCCGGAATACATGGCCGCGCTGTTGTCCTCGGTGGCGGACAAGAAGGATAAGTCCGCGATTTACCTGTCGGATTGCCGGCACCTGGGCATTCGGGTGCTCTCCCCAGACGTCAACTCCTCATACAACGACTTCATGGCCGTCGGCGAGGACATCCGCTTTGGTCTGGGTGCTATCCGCAACGTGGGCCAGGAAGTGGTGGACTCCATCGTGGCCACCCGGGAAGCCAAGGGTGATTTCAAGGACTTTGGCGACTATTTGGAAAAGATTGACCTGCTGCCGTGCTCGAAGCGGATTACTGAATCGCTGATTATGGCGGGGGCATTCGATTCCTTGGACCACCCGCGCAAGGGCCTTCAGCTCATCCATGAAGACGCGGTGGATTCCGTCACTGCCACCAAGAAGGCGGCGGATAAGGGCCAGTTTGACCTCTTTGCGGGATTGGCCGGGGACGGCGACGAGGCGGTGGATAACGTCTTTGCCATTGAGGTTCCGGATATGGAATGGGACCGCAAGCACAAGTTGGCCCTCGAGCGGGAGATGCTGGGCCTGTACGTCTCGGGCCACCCCCTCGACGGCTATGAGCAGGCCCTGGATGCGCAGACGGATACCCAGCTGACCACCCTGCTTGGCGGGGAGGCTCGCCACGGCCAGGAGGTGACCATCGGAGGCATCATTTCCGGGGTGGACCGGAGGTTCTCTAAGAAGGATGGGTCACCGTGGGCAATTGTCACCGTCGAAGACCACAATGGTGCCTCCATCGATTTGCTTGTGTTTAACAAGGTCTATGCGTTGGTCAGTGCGCAAATTGTGGAAGACAATATCATTTTGGCAAAGGCGCATGTGTCCATCCGCGATGACCGGATGAGCCTGTTTTGCGATGATTTGCGCGTCCCGGACTTGGGCCCCGGCAGCGCCAGTGGCTTGCCCTTGCGCCTGACTATGCGCACCGACCAGTGCACCCCGGAGACAATCGCTCGCCTCAAGGAGGTCCTGCTGGCTAACCATGGGGATTCGGATGTCTACCTCAACTTAGTGTGCGGCGAGGATTCCGCGTTGGTGGTCCTGGGCGAGCACCTGCGGGTCAACCGGGATGCGTCCCTGATGGGGGATCTCAAAGCAACCATGGGAACGGGTATTTTGGGCTAA
- a CDS encoding alpha/beta hydrolase, whose amino-acid sequence MASPRVHPQLIDALARTPHLDVTDAAALAAHQSQPRPHPGVTCQMHPYPGGYLRIHHSTTTANAAAAVLLFHGGGYLTGSPFSLDPLCGMLAARLGVPIIAASYRLAPQHHYPAQRDDAVAALHAACQAVGVEPQRIIIGGQSAGAGLAARTTHHLAATGQPLPAAQWLWYPMLDPHTTATADYPVWTARDNEYAWKALLGPTSPAVMTAELRAHPSLPQTYLVVGDADLFYAEDRAYAQQLAAAGVPVELDIIPGGVHDCDNVAPQAPVVVAAMERAVAWLVGCLGQA is encoded by the coding sequence ATGGCAAGCCCGCGTGTGCACCCCCAGCTTATCGACGCCCTGGCCCGCACCCCGCACCTCGATGTCACCGATGCTGCCGCGCTCGCAGCACACCAATCCCAGCCCCGCCCGCACCCGGGCGTTACCTGCCAGATGCACCCCTACCCCGGCGGATACCTGCGCATTCACCACTCGACCACCACCGCGAACGCTGCTGCTGCGGTGCTGCTCTTTCACGGCGGCGGCTACCTCACCGGGTCCCCCTTTAGCCTCGATCCCCTGTGCGGCATGCTCGCCGCCCGGCTGGGCGTGCCCATCATCGCGGCGTCCTACCGGCTCGCCCCCCAGCACCACTATCCTGCCCAGCGCGACGACGCCGTCGCGGCCCTCCACGCCGCCTGCCAGGCCGTTGGCGTCGAGCCCCAGCGCATCATCATCGGCGGACAATCCGCGGGCGCAGGCCTGGCCGCCCGAACTACCCACCACCTGGCTGCAACCGGCCAGCCACTGCCAGCCGCGCAGTGGCTGTGGTACCCCATGCTCGACCCCCACACCACCGCCACCGCCGACTACCCCGTGTGGACGGCCCGCGACAATGAATATGCCTGGAAGGCACTGCTGGGTCCTACCTCACCTGCGGTGATGACAGCTGAACTGCGTGCCCACCCGAGCCTGCCGCAGACCTATCTTGTGGTTGGTGATGCGGACCTGTTCTACGCCGAAGACCGCGCCTACGCCCAACAGCTGGCCGCCGCAGGGGTGCCCGTCGAACTGGACATCATCCCCGGCGGGGTGCACGACTGTGACAACGTCGCGCCGCAGGCCCCAGTGGTGGTGGCGGCGATGGAGCGCGCAGTGGCGTGGCTGGTCGGCTGCCTCGGCCAGGCGTAG
- the rarD gene encoding EamA family transporter RarD: protein MVFAVGCYVLWGLFPAYFPLLKPADGLEILAHRILWSAVVMVVVLTVTRGWAPLRAASARMWGLMALSGLLVSGNWLIYVLAINGGHVAEAALGYFINPLVSVVLGIVFLKEQLRRGQLIAVGIAGVAVGWLTIAGGAPPIIGLGLALTFGLYGLLKKRIDVPATAGLAAETLCMAPIAVVWLAVTTATGAATWHTHGAGHAALLLSSGVVTVVPLLLFAYGAKAIPLATIGMLQYLTPTLQMLWAVFVVHETITTQRWVGFVLIWIAVGVFLADTLRAARHTRRHQHPHPAQPLDAA from the coding sequence ATGGTATTCGCCGTTGGCTGTTATGTGCTGTGGGGCTTGTTCCCCGCGTATTTTCCGTTGCTCAAGCCCGCCGATGGGTTGGAGATTTTGGCGCACCGGATTTTGTGGTCTGCGGTGGTCATGGTGGTGGTGCTCACGGTGACGCGCGGGTGGGCGCCGCTGCGGGCGGCGTCGGCACGCATGTGGGGGCTCATGGCGCTGTCGGGGCTGTTGGTGTCGGGCAATTGGCTGATCTATGTGCTGGCGATCAACGGTGGGCATGTGGCTGAGGCCGCGCTGGGATACTTTATTAATCCGCTGGTCAGCGTGGTGCTGGGGATCGTGTTCCTCAAAGAGCAGCTGCGCCGCGGCCAGCTCATCGCAGTGGGCATCGCCGGCGTTGCGGTCGGCTGGCTGACCATCGCGGGAGGCGCCCCGCCGATCATCGGGCTGGGGTTGGCACTGACCTTCGGCCTTTACGGGCTGCTAAAAAAGCGTATCGACGTCCCCGCTACCGCAGGGCTTGCCGCAGAAACGCTCTGCATGGCGCCCATTGCGGTGGTGTGGCTCGCCGTGACCACCGCCACCGGGGCGGCGACCTGGCACACCCACGGCGCCGGTCACGCCGCCTTGCTGCTCAGCAGCGGCGTGGTCACCGTGGTGCCCCTGCTGCTATTCGCCTATGGGGCTAAGGCCATCCCGCTGGCAACAATCGGGATGCTGCAGTACCTCACCCCCACCCTGCAGATGCTGTGGGCGGTGTTTGTGGTTCATGAGACCATCACCACCCAACGCTGGGTGGGTTTTGTGCTCATCTGGATTGCGGTGGGAGTCTTCCTTGCCGACACCCTGCGCGCCGCCCGCCACACCCGGCGCCACCAGCACCCGCACCCGGCGCAGCCGCTGGACGCGGCCTAG